The following proteins come from a genomic window of Streptomyces liliiviolaceus:
- a CDS encoding carboxymuconolactone decarboxylase family protein, producing the protein MTTNTMAPIDASTSGVAENVRLDFAKSAPKVFRALIGFDAAAREGLDPALVELIQIRASHLNHCAYCLHMHTNDARKAGESEDRLHMVAVWREVPHFFSARERAALALTEAVTLVAADGVPDDVYAEAAKHFDDRELAQVLALTFAINTWNRVALSTAKRAGTDQR; encoded by the coding sequence ATGACGACGAACACGATGGCCCCGATCGACGCGAGCACCTCCGGGGTGGCCGAAAATGTCCGCCTCGACTTCGCGAAGTCCGCTCCCAAGGTCTTCCGCGCCCTCATCGGCTTCGACGCCGCGGCCCGTGAAGGGCTGGACCCCGCCCTCGTCGAGCTGATCCAGATACGCGCCTCGCATCTCAACCACTGCGCGTACTGCCTCCACATGCACACCAACGACGCCCGCAAGGCAGGCGAGAGCGAGGACCGGCTGCACATGGTCGCGGTGTGGCGCGAGGTCCCGCACTTCTTCTCCGCGCGGGAACGGGCGGCCCTCGCACTGACGGAGGCGGTCACCCTGGTCGCGGCCGACGGCGTACCGGACGACGTCTACGCCGAGGCCGCCAAGCACTTCGACGACCGGGAACTGGCCCAGGTCCTGGCCCTGACCTTCGCGATCAACACCTGGAACCGCGTCGCCCTGTCGACGGCGAAGAGGGCGGGCACGGACCAGCGCTGA